A part of Parvimonas micra genomic DNA contains:
- a CDS encoding ABC transporter permease — protein sequence MKVFIALLKKEYLESVRNKKLFIMSFIFLFLGILGPVTAKISPEILKSFLGEELAKGLQEPTFIDSWTQFFKNVTQLGFIFIAIIFSNYIVNEFSKKTLVNLVAKGLPRFQIVISKMIFASLLWTVSFIIYCLIFNIYTVYIFKENVEILLAIKASIPIWIFGIFLIILECFAGFVFRNTVGALSTLVITVALQFLLGMYDKIAKFLPMFLISDNINFIKGSMSFMDYKYSITITILLTILMIFISIFVLNRKEI from the coding sequence ATGAAAGTATTTATAGCATTGTTAAAGAAGGAATATCTTGAAAGTGTTAGAAATAAAAAATTATTTATAATGTCTTTTATATTTTTATTTCTTGGTATTCTAGGTCCTGTTACAGCAAAAATATCTCCTGAAATTTTAAAATCATTTTTAGGAGAAGAACTAGCTAAAGGGCTTCAAGAGCCTACATTTATTGATTCATGGACACAGTTTTTTAAAAATGTAACTCAACTTGGCTTTATATTTATAGCTATAATTTTCAGTAATTATATAGTAAATGAGTTTTCTAAAAAAACATTAGTAAATTTAGTTGCAAAGGGATTACCTAGATTTCAGATAGTAATTTCTAAAATGATTTTTGCTTCTTTACTATGGACAGTATCTTTCATTATTTACTGTTTAATCTTTAATATATATACAGTTTATATATTTAAAGAAAATGTTGAGATATTACTTGCAATAAAGGCTTCAATTCCAATTTGGATATTTGGAATATTTTTAATAATCTTGGAATGTTTTGCAGGCTTTGTTTTTAGAAATACTGTTGGAGCTTTATCAACTTTAGTTATAACAGTTGCATTACAATTTTTACTTGGAATGTATGATAAAATAGCTAAGTTTTTACCAATGTTTTTAATCTCGGACAATATTAATTTCATTAAGGGAAGTATGTCATTTATGGATTATAAATACTCAATTACAATTACAATATTACTTACAATTTTGATGATTTTTATATCTATATTTGTATTAAATAGAAAAGAAATTTAA
- a CDS encoding PH domain-containing protein, protein MAYDLILIGCLWMVFAISYFSQKKGFSYNNGKILLTTIPINEVDSEEVQEISKKGLKSFKLLHLVFFIISFLPLLTKTDIEILFFIGIIFAYLISLGFLSNKYIKQMRKLKKEKKFASFTRKYVDLSVSKEIDKQKLPIFLWLIPLVVFIGGFSIFGTFSDMELILFICLSTTLIAMIFMGLFWRRSKISVISDNKEKNLYINKIKIIKLQNKIFTLVNVYSVLFLVLIYLQKMDKYSFLPFVASIILITFFIFYIISTVNKIDMEISSNIEDDKFVEDQDEYYDIFGYKNPDDPRLLVSDPMNTGNTIINRGNKKGKILFAFSNMLLALVIIFGLALIFEKDWKVEISDTVKISTILYKDNIKQSDIENLELLDKFPNKRAVRMNGGATKEKAYGNFSMEGEGNIRLYVFKKTDKVIKISRKNQKTVYINMRTNEETEELYEKLKNFVDK, encoded by the coding sequence ATGGCTTATGATTTAATTTTAATTGGATGTCTGTGGATGGTTTTTGCTATAAGTTATTTTTCACAAAAGAAAGGATTTTCTTACAATAATGGAAAAATTTTGCTTACTACAATTCCTATAAATGAGGTAGATAGTGAGGAAGTTCAAGAGATTAGTAAAAAAGGTTTAAAGAGTTTTAAATTACTTCATTTAGTGTTTTTTATAATTTCATTTTTACCACTACTTACTAAAACTGATATAGAAATTCTATTTTTTATCGGAATTATATTTGCTTATTTAATTTCTCTAGGATTTTTGTCAAATAAATATATAAAACAAATGAGAAAGCTAAAAAAGGAAAAGAAATTTGCAAGTTTTACTAGAAAATATGTAGATTTATCAGTTTCAAAGGAAATAGATAAACAAAAACTTCCAATTTTCCTTTGGTTAATTCCTTTGGTGGTTTTTATTGGGGGATTTTCTATTTTTGGAACTTTTTCTGATATGGAGTTAATTTTGTTTATTTGCTTGTCAACAACTTTAATAGCAATGATATTTATGGGACTTTTCTGGAGAAGGTCTAAAATATCAGTTATAAGCGATAACAAAGAAAAGAATTTATATATAAATAAAATTAAAATTATAAAACTTCAAAATAAAATTTTTACTTTAGTAAATGTATATTCTGTTTTATTTTTAGTTTTAATATATTTACAAAAAATGGATAAATACTCTTTTCTTCCTTTTGTAGCAAGTATAATACTGATTACATTTTTTATCTTTTATATTATATCTACTGTTAATAAAATTGATATGGAAATAAGCAGTAATATTGAAGATGATAAATTTGTTGAAGATCAAGATGAATACTATGATATTTTTGGATATAAAAATCCAGATGACCCAAGACTTTTAGTGTCCGATCCTATGAATACAGGTAATACTATTATTAATCGTGGAAATAAAAAAGGGAAAATATTATTTGCATTTTCAAATATGCTTCTCGCACTTGTAATTATATTCGGGCTAGCACTAATTTTTGAAAAAGATTGGAAAGTTGAGATTTCAGATACTGTAAAAATTTCAACGATTCTATATAAAGATAATATAAAACAAAGTGATATTGAGAATTTAGAATTGCTTGATAAATTTCCTAATAAAAGGGCTGTTAGGATGAATGGTGGTGCTACCAAAGAAAAAGCTTATGGTAATTTTTCTATGGAAGGAGAAGGAAATATAAGGCTTTATGTTTTCAAAAAAACAGATAAGGTCATAAAGATTAGTAGAAAAAATCAAAAGACAGTATATATTAATATGAGAACTAATGAAGAAACTGAAGAGCTTTATGAAAAATTGAAAAATTTTGTGGATAAATAG
- a CDS encoding CPBP family intramembrane glutamic endopeptidase: MENIKNKKWYDNVLWICIISYAILIISEIIGGLLTSILVKGLFTSGLFKGNVYFYTFILYILSIYIWIGVLFVLFVFKNNHYMIDKITTKTKGNNIAYLFLGLFIGFVLNGFCALIAMINGDFTLRFSQFEIFPAIGLLFAVFVQSSAEELLCRGFMYQRLMKSTNCPAFVIIFNSLFFAALHLFNNGMSILPFYCIFIFGVFASMLVYYFDSLWMAMGVHAMWNFTQSILLGLPNSGNNVPYSIFRIGSSVKGSFAYDPIFGLEGTILSSVLMTICCLVLYLWKSKKNKEEVVLN, translated from the coding sequence ATGGAAAATATTAAAAATAAAAAATGGTATGATAATGTCTTGTGGATTTGTATAATAAGTTATGCAATTTTAATTATTAGTGAGATAATAGGAGGATTACTTACGTCTATATTAGTTAAAGGATTATTTACATCCGGATTGTTTAAAGGTAATGTATATTTTTATACATTTATTCTTTATATTCTATCAATTTATATATGGATTGGAGTTCTTTTTGTACTATTCGTTTTTAAAAATAATCATTATATGATTGATAAAATAACAACTAAGACTAAGGGAAATAATATAGCATATTTATTTTTAGGATTGTTTATAGGATTTGTTTTAAATGGATTTTGTGCTTTAATTGCAATGATAAATGGAGATTTTACTTTGCGATTTAGTCAATTTGAAATATTTCCTGCTATTGGTTTGCTATTTGCTGTTTTTGTTCAATCTTCAGCAGAAGAGTTATTATGCAGAGGATTTATGTATCAAAGATTAATGAAATCTACTAACTGTCCAGCTTTTGTTATCATATTCAATTCATTATTCTTTGCAGCTTTACATTTGTTTAATAATGGAATGTCTATTTTGCCATTTTATTGTATATTTATTTTTGGAGTTTTCGCATCCATGCTTGTATATTATTTTGACAGTTTATGGATGGCAATGGGAGTACATGCAATGTGGAATTTTACTCAAAGTATTTTATTAGGACTACCAAATAGTGGAAATAATGTTCCATATTCAATATTTAGAATTGGGAGTTCAGTAAAAGGAAGTTTCGCTTATGATCCAATATTTGGACTTGAGGGAACAATTTTATCATCTGTTTTGATGACAATTTGTTGCTTGGTATTGTATCTTTGGAAATCGAAGAAAAATAAAGAAGAAGTAGTTTTAAATTAA
- a CDS encoding L,D-transpeptidase family protein — protein MYFLIEDNKKTSRKKLIKKISIFFGALFISIYLLGVIIFSFIALPNTKVNGNDVSYVMIDDVFNKDWTDVSIKLNRSDGKSDFFKPEKINYKEEYLADKKILQNQFAWPLAFFTSRDFKLEVNVSYDNDKFEEFLKNTLILKGLKHPEDAKIVYKDGKYAIQSEIMGTYTTKEKLKEAILIALSERKESIDMSKISEQPKLKKDDKSLQDALSKYEKISKLKYEINIGSNKEVLDGELLANIFTFVDGELKPDEQKARDYVRRLAIKYDTFGMDRKFKTTGKGEITVPGKDGIYGWQIDVNKTKDLLVEKLLNFKSESIEPVFIHKGLYYDKEDDIGNTYIEIDLTRQHMWLYKEGKLLLETDIVTGDVSKKVETPIGVMKVWSREKDRNLKGLSPLGYNYVAHVDYWMPINWTGVGIHDAPWRNGKFGGNIYKTSGSYGCINTPLDKVKQIYENVEINTPVIVYKSN, from the coding sequence GTGTATTTTTTGATAGAAGATAACAAAAAAACATCAAGAAAAAAATTAATAAAAAAGATAAGCATATTTTTCGGAGCGCTATTTATATCGATTTATTTATTAGGTGTTATTATATTTTCCTTTATAGCTCTACCTAATACTAAAGTAAATGGGAATGATGTAAGTTATGTAATGATAGATGATGTTTTTAACAAAGATTGGACAGATGTTTCCATTAAATTAAATCGTTCTGACGGAAAGAGTGATTTTTTTAAACCTGAAAAGATAAATTATAAGGAAGAATATTTAGCTGACAAAAAAATTTTACAAAATCAATTCGCTTGGCCGTTAGCATTTTTCACAAGTCGTGATTTTAAATTAGAAGTGAATGTAAGTTATGATAATGATAAGTTTGAAGAGTTTTTAAAAAATACTTTAATTTTAAAGGGCTTAAAACATCCTGAAGATGCTAAGATTGTATATAAGGACGGTAAGTATGCCATACAAAGTGAAATCATGGGAACTTACACAACTAAAGAAAAATTAAAAGAGGCTATTTTGATTGCGTTGTCTGAAAGAAAAGAAAGTATTGATATGAGTAAAATTTCAGAACAACCGAAGTTAAAAAAAGATGATAAATCACTGCAAGATGCTCTTTCAAAATATGAAAAAATTTCAAAATTAAAATATGAAATTAATATCGGTTCAAATAAAGAAGTTTTAGACGGTGAACTTTTAGCAAATATTTTTACCTTTGTTGATGGTGAACTAAAGCCGGATGAACAAAAGGCGAGAGATTATGTAAGAAGACTTGCGATCAAATATGACACTTTTGGAATGGATAGAAAATTTAAAACTACCGGAAAAGGAGAAATTACAGTTCCTGGTAAAGATGGAATATATGGTTGGCAGATTGATGTTAATAAGACGAAAGACCTTTTAGTTGAAAAGCTATTGAATTTTAAATCTGAATCTATTGAGCCTGTATTCATACACAAAGGATTATATTATGACAAAGAGGATGATATAGGTAATACTTACATTGAAATTGATTTAACTAGACAACATATGTGGCTTTATAAAGAAGGAAAACTTCTTTTAGAAACAGATATAGTTACAGGAGATGTAAGCAAAAAGGTTGAGACACCGATTGGAGTTATGAAAGTTTGGAGTAGAGAAAAAGACAGAAATCTAAAAGGATTATCTCCACTAGGATATAATTATGTTGCACATGTCGACTATTGGATGCCGATAAATTGGACAGGCGTAGGAATTCACGACGCACCTTGGAGAAATGGAAAATTTGGCGGAAACATCTACAAAACATCAGGTAGCTATGGTTGTATAAATACACCGCTGGATAAAGTAAAACAAATTTACGAAAATGTTGAGATAAATACTCCGGTTATAGTTTATAAAAGTAATTAA
- a CDS encoding glutathione peroxidase, translating to MNIYDFKVNDIDGNEVSMEQFKNKVLLIVNTASSCGFTPQFEGLQKLYDEYKNKDFVVLGFPCNQFKNQDSGTNQEIKTFCSMNYGVTFPMFEKIEVNGKDTHPLYKFLKSKKSGILGNKIKWNFTKFLVDKNGNVVSRFAPTTEPKDIEQHILELLK from the coding sequence ATGAATATTTATGATTTTAAAGTAAATGATATTGACGGAAATGAAGTTTCAATGGAACAATTTAAAAACAAAGTTTTACTTATAGTAAATACAGCCAGCAGTTGCGGTTTTACTCCTCAATTTGAGGGATTACAAAAGTTATATGACGAATATAAGAATAAGGATTTTGTAGTTTTAGGATTCCCTTGTAATCAATTTAAAAATCAAGATTCCGGAACTAATCAAGAAATTAAAACATTTTGTAGTATGAATTATGGTGTTACTTTCCCTATGTTTGAAAAAATAGAAGTAAATGGAAAAGACACTCACCCGCTATATAAATTTTTGAAGTCAAAAAAGTCCGGCATTTTGGGAAATAAAATAAAATGGAATTTTACAAAATTTCTTGTAGATAAAAATGGAAATGTCGTTTCAAGGTTTGCTCCAACAACAGAGCCGAAAGATATTGAGCAACATATATTAGAACTTTTAAAATAA
- a CDS encoding pyruvate, water dikinase regulatory protein has protein sequence MLNIFLISDSTGETAEQLARAALAQFNNIEYSLERFSHIREFSDLSEILNKCKETENSILFYSLVDAPLLDYVKKFSELHSITNVDLLSASILAIQRVSNITPGNTPGALRKLNEEYFKRIDSIEFAVRYDDGKDPRGVLIADLVIIGISRTSKTPLSMYLANKNIRVANIPLVPETPVPEELFQVSPKKIIGLTNTPEKLESIRKERLKSLGLPDNSIYSNSNRILEELEYSSRIMKKIGCPVIDVSAKAIEETADIILKHLLKINK, from the coding sequence ATGCTTAATATTTTTTTAATTTCCGACTCTACGGGAGAAACAGCGGAACAACTTGCACGTGCCGCTCTTGCTCAGTTTAACAACATTGAGTATTCTCTTGAAAGATTTTCTCATATAAGAGAATTTTCGGATCTTTCTGAGATACTAAACAAATGTAAAGAAACTGAGAATTCTATTTTATTTTATTCTTTGGTTGACGCTCCACTTTTGGATTATGTTAAAAAGTTTTCAGAATTACATTCTATAACAAATGTAGATTTACTTTCTGCGTCCATTTTAGCTATTCAAAGAGTGAGTAATATTACTCCTGGAAATACACCAGGTGCTCTTAGAAAACTGAACGAAGAATATTTTAAAAGAATTGACTCTATTGAATTTGCAGTTCGTTATGACGATGGAAAAGATCCAAGAGGAGTTTTGATTGCAGATCTTGTAATAATTGGAATTTCTCGTACATCAAAAACGCCTCTGTCAATGTATCTTGCAAATAAAAATATTAGAGTTGCAAATATTCCTCTGGTACCAGAAACACCTGTACCTGAAGAATTATTCCAAGTTTCGCCTAAAAAAATTATAGGCCTAACTAACACACCCGAAAAGTTGGAAAGCATAAGAAAGGAAAGACTGAAATCTTTAGGTCTCCCTGATAATAGTATTTATTCAAATTCAAATAGAATACTTGAAGAACTTGAATATTCTAGCCGAATAATGAAAAAAATAGGCTGTCCTGTAATAGATGTATCAGCAAAAGCTATCGAAGAAACAGCTGACATTATCTTAAAACATCTATTAAAAATTAATAAGTAA
- a CDS encoding PLD nuclease N-terminal domain-containing protein produces the protein MDFLREHFLILLPIIIINITLLVVALRHCLKHQNYRCGNRLIWICVIVLIQTIGPISYFVFGSEE, from the coding sequence ATGGATTTTTTAAGAGAACATTTTTTAATTTTATTGCCAATTATTATTATAAATATAACATTATTAGTAGTTGCATTAAGACATTGCTTAAAACATCAAAATTATAGATGTGGAAATAGATTGATATGGATTTGTGTGATAGTTCTTATTCAAACTATTGGACCTATTTCATATTTTGTATTTGGAAGTGAAGAATAA
- a CDS encoding CPBP family intramembrane glutamic endopeptidase, whose product MKKLTNSIIQIIIFSLIPFLWWLITSRKKMNFFEWIGLKKVNNIKENKLFAWIFSVLVLFLIISVFILYSLKNVNVASSEFTGLGIKSLPSILIYAIFNTSLPEEILFRGFLLKRIGNKFGFIVNNGIQSLLFGCIHGIMFFSAIGILKSMLIILFTGIIGWIMGYINEKKANGSILPSWFIHAVANIFSGICYAFQLIE is encoded by the coding sequence ATGAAAAAATTGACTAATAGTATTATTCAAATTATAATATTTTCATTAATACCATTTTTATGGTGGTTAATCACTTCAAGAAAAAAGATGAATTTTTTTGAATGGATTGGATTGAAAAAAGTAAATAACATAAAAGAAAATAAACTGTTTGCTTGGATTTTTTCGGTGTTAGTTTTATTTTTGATAATCTCTGTTTTTATCTTATATTCACTTAAAAATGTGAATGTAGCGTCTTCAGAATTTACAGGATTAGGAATAAAGTCTTTGCCTTCAATATTGATTTATGCGATTTTTAATACTTCTCTTCCCGAAGAAATACTGTTTAGAGGTTTTCTTTTAAAAAGAATTGGAAATAAATTTGGATTTATAGTAAACAATGGTATTCAATCCTTATTATTTGGTTGTATTCATGGAATTATGTTTTTCTCTGCTATTGGAATTTTAAAAAGTATGTTAATAATTTTGTTTACAGGAATTATCGGCTGGATAATGGGATATATAAATGAGAAAAAAGCCAATGGTTCAATATTACCAAGTTGGTTTATACATGCAGTTGCCAATATTTTTTCAGGAATATGTTATGCTTTTCAACTGATAGAATAA
- a CDS encoding ABC transporter ATP-binding protein, with the protein MNILTVKNLKKTFNRNDVIKDLSFSIKEKQIFGFLGKNGAGKTTTMKIILGFLKADCGEILVFDEKVHFGNTKTNRFIGYLPDVPEFYDYMTSKEYLNLCGEITGLSKSEIKERTEEMLTLVGLKDENKRIGKFSRGMKQRLGIAQALFNKPKLLICDEPTSALDPIGRKEILDILLKIKEHTTVLFSTHILQDVERVCDEFLILNEGVNCLNGNISDIKNMGFKDKISVEFFNIEDRDLFLSKFETNNIKVELNDCSVIFSSFENLKYIENRIFKTVLDNNLLIGSYNIIKPSLEDLFIEVIK; encoded by the coding sequence ATGAATATTTTAACTGTAAAAAATCTAAAAAAAACTTTTAATAGAAATGATGTTATCAAGGATTTGTCTTTTAGTATCAAAGAAAAACAGATTTTTGGATTTCTAGGAAAAAATGGTGCTGGAAAGACAACTACTATGAAAATCATTTTGGGCTTTTTAAAGGCTGATTGTGGGGAAATTTTAGTTTTTGATGAAAAAGTTCATTTTGGAAATACGAAAACTAATAGATTTATCGGATATTTGCCTGATGTTCCGGAATTCTACGACTATATGACCTCAAAAGAGTATCTGAATTTATGTGGAGAAATTACAGGACTATCAAAGTCAGAAATTAAAGAAAGAACTGAAGAAATGTTAACTTTAGTTGGCTTAAAAGACGAGAATAAAAGGATTGGAAAATTTTCAAGAGGCATGAAACAACGTCTTGGAATTGCTCAAGCATTATTCAATAAGCCTAAATTACTAATCTGCGATGAACCAACTTCTGCTTTAGATCCAATCGGTAGAAAAGAAATTTTGGATATACTATTAAAGATTAAGGAGCATACAACGGTCTTATTCTCAACTCATATTCTACAAGATGTTGAAAGAGTTTGTGATGAGTTTTTGATATTAAATGAAGGTGTTAATTGTTTAAATGGAAATATATCTGATATTAAAAATATGGGATTTAAAGATAAAATTTCTGTAGAATTCTTTAATATTGAAGATAGGGATTTATTTTTAAGTAAATTTGAAACTAATAATATTAAAGTAGAATTAAATGATTGCTCTGTGATATTTTCTTCTTTTGAAAATTTGAAATATATAGAAAATAGAATATTTAAAACTGTTTTGGATAATAATTTGCTTATTGGTAGCTACAATATAATTAAGCCTTCATTAGAAGATTTATTTATAGAGGTGATAAAATGA
- a CDS encoding GntR family transcriptional regulator encodes MFFIDTLSEVPIYTQICNGIIKEIAEGNLKNGDELPSVRQLAKDFGINPMTVNKAYGILKSENVIEIDRRVGSIVYVRCTEKNIENIKENLQNLINEVKMRNLGKEFLLDLIERSF; translated from the coding sequence ATGTTTTTTATTGATACTTTGTCGGAAGTTCCAATTTACACTCAGATTTGCAATGGAATTATCAAAGAAATTGCAGAGGGAAATTTAAAAAATGGAGATGAATTACCTTCTGTTAGACAACTTGCAAAAGATTTTGGAATAAATCCTATGACTGTGAATAAGGCTTATGGAATTTTAAAAAGTGAAAATGTAATAGAGATTGACAGACGTGTAGGCTCGATTGTATATGTTAGATGCACGGAAAAAAATATTGAAAACATAAAAGAGAATTTACAAAATTTAATTAATGAAGTTAAAATGAGAAATCTTGGAAAAGAGTTCTTACTAGATCTTATAGAAAGGAGTTTTTAA
- the ppdK gene encoding pyruvate, phosphate dikinase produces the protein MSKFVYNFDEGNKDMRALLGGKGANLAEMTNIGLNVPFGFTITTEACNNFYKNDEKISESLIEEIKNHIKDCENKLQKSFSSTENPLLFSVRSGAVISMPGMMDTILNLGLNDKSVIGLANSTNNERFAFDSYRRFIQMFSDVAMEIPKIYFENELDRIKEEKNVKMDTELTAEDLKILVEKFKKIFKQETGKEFPQDPIEQLIIAIKAVFKSWMNPRAIVYRKLNGIDDSLGTAVNVQAMVFGNMGNTSGTGVAFSRNPSTGENKLFGEFLMNAQGEDVVAGIRTPESIEKLKEIMPEVYDEFLRIAKTLEKHYKDMQDLEFTIEKGKLYLLQTRNGKRTTDAAINVAVDLVNEGLISKEEAILRVEPKSLDQLLHPIFNAEMMKNTPILARGLAASPGAASGKVYFHSRDIVDAVKSGEKVILVRQETSPEDIEGMVEAEGILTARGGMTSHAAVVARGMGKCCIAGASEIKVDEIERVIKTQNEVIKEGDVISLDGTTGIIYKGEIEKLNPQLTGNFKIFMDWVNEIKVLGVRANADNPRDAKQAVEFGAEGIGLCRTEHMFFDKDRIPVVRQMILSENTEQRVEALEKIRPMQEKDFYDIYSVLKEKSVTIRLLDPPLHEFLPYEDEDIKNLAKEMNIDEGHLRDVITDLEEVNPMLGHRGCRLAVTYPEIYRMQAKAIINAAIKAQKDLNISITPEIMIPLVGELEELKYVKREIVEEIEMTLKELNENIKYKIGTMIEIPRAALLADEIATEAEFFSYGTNDLTQMTFGFSRDDAGKFLNEYENKKIFDFNPFAKLDQKGVGKLVKMSFKLGRETNPHLHVGICGEHGGDPDTIEFLNSVGIDYVSCSPFRVPIARLAAAQAKIKQSR, from the coding sequence ATGAGCAAATTTGTTTACAATTTTGATGAAGGCAATAAAGACATGAGAGCTTTATTAGGTGGTAAAGGTGCCAACCTTGCCGAAATGACTAACATTGGACTAAATGTTCCTTTTGGTTTTACTATTACTACAGAAGCTTGTAATAATTTTTACAAAAATGATGAAAAAATTTCTGAAAGTCTAATTGAAGAAATAAAAAATCACATTAAAGACTGTGAAAACAAGCTACAAAAAAGTTTTTCAAGTACAGAAAATCCTCTATTATTTTCTGTAAGAAGTGGTGCCGTTATATCAATGCCTGGTATGATGGATACTATTCTTAACTTAGGTCTTAACGATAAATCAGTTATCGGTCTTGCAAATTCTACAAATAATGAAAGATTTGCATTTGATAGTTACAGAAGATTTATCCAAATGTTCAGCGACGTTGCTATGGAAATTCCAAAAATTTACTTTGAAAATGAACTTGACAGAATTAAGGAAGAAAAAAATGTAAAAATGGATACTGAATTAACTGCTGAAGATTTAAAAATTTTAGTTGAAAAATTTAAGAAAATTTTTAAACAAGAAACAGGGAAAGAATTTCCACAAGACCCAATCGAACAATTAATCATAGCTATTAAAGCAGTTTTCAAATCTTGGATGAATCCTAGAGCTATCGTTTATAGAAAATTAAATGGTATTGACGATTCACTAGGAACTGCTGTAAATGTTCAAGCAATGGTATTTGGTAATATGGGTAACACAAGTGGTACTGGTGTAGCTTTTTCTCGTAATCCAAGTACTGGAGAAAATAAATTATTCGGAGAATTTTTAATGAATGCACAAGGTGAAGACGTTGTTGCAGGTATTAGAACTCCTGAATCAATTGAAAAGCTAAAAGAAATTATGCCAGAAGTTTATGATGAATTCTTAAGAATTGCAAAAACTTTAGAAAAACATTACAAAGATATGCAAGACTTGGAATTTACTATTGAAAAAGGTAAATTATACTTATTACAAACAAGAAATGGAAAAAGAACTACAGATGCTGCAATCAATGTAGCAGTAGATTTAGTTAATGAAGGATTAATTTCAAAAGAAGAAGCTATTTTAAGAGTTGAACCAAAGAGTTTAGACCAACTTCTTCACCCTATCTTCAATGCTGAAATGATGAAAAACACTCCTATCTTGGCAAGAGGACTAGCTGCTTCTCCAGGAGCTGCAAGTGGTAAAGTTTATTTCCACTCAAGAGATATAGTTGATGCAGTTAAATCAGGAGAAAAAGTAATCTTAGTTCGTCAAGAAACTTCTCCAGAAGACATCGAAGGAATGGTTGAAGCTGAAGGTATTTTAACTGCTAGAGGTGGTATGACTTCTCACGCAGCAGTAGTTGCAAGAGGTATGGGTAAATGTTGTATCGCTGGAGCAAGTGAAATCAAGGTTGATGAAATCGAAAGAGTTATAAAAACTCAAAACGAAGTTATCAAAGAAGGAGATGTAATTTCTCTTGATGGAACAACAGGAATTATTTACAAAGGCGAAATTGAAAAATTAAATCCACAATTAACTGGAAACTTTAAAATCTTTATGGATTGGGTAAATGAAATTAAAGTTTTAGGAGTTAGAGCAAATGCAGATAACCCTAGAGATGCAAAACAAGCTGTTGAATTTGGAGCTGAAGGAATTGGACTTTGTAGAACTGAACATATGTTCTTTGACAAAGATAGAATTCCTGTTGTAAGACAAATGATTCTTTCAGAAAATACTGAACAAAGAGTTGAAGCATTAGAAAAAATTAGACCAATGCAAGAAAAAGATTTCTATGATATCTACTCTGTATTAAAAGAAAAATCAGTAACAATCAGATTACTTGATCCACCTCTACATGAATTCTTACCTTATGAAGACGAAGATATTAAAAACTTAGCAAAAGAAATGAATATCGACGAAGGTCATCTAAGAGATGTAATCACAGATTTGGAAGAAGTAAACCCAATGCTTGGACACAGAGGTTGTAGACTAGCAGTTACTTATCCTGAAATATATAGAATGCAAGCAAAAGCTATAATAAATGCTGCAATAAAAGCACAAAAAGATTTGAATATCTCAATTACTCCTGAAATAATGATTCCATTAGTTGGAGAACTCGAAGAATTAAAATATGTAAAAAGAGAAATCGTTGAAGAAATCGAAATGACTCTAAAAGAATTGAACGAAAACATTAAGTACAAAATTGGAACAATGATTGAAATTCCTAGAGCTGCCCTACTTGCTGATGAAATCGCAACAGAAGCTGAATTCTTTAGTTATGGTACAAATGACTTAACACAAATGACATTCGGTTTTTCAAGAGATGATGCTGGAAAATTCTTAAACGAATACGAAAACAAAAAAATATTCGACTTTAATCCTTTTGCAAAATTGGATCAAAAAGGTGTTGGTAAATTAGTAAAAATGTCTTTCAAACTTGGAAGAGAAACAAACCCTCATCTTCATGTAGGAATTTGTGGTGAACACGGTGGCGATCCTGATACAATTGAATTCTTAAATTCTGTAGGAATCGACTATGTATCATGTTCTCCTTTCAGAGTGCCAATCGCAAGACTTGCAGCAGCACAAGCAAAAATTAAACAAAGTAGATAA